acacagcgaagtTTACAAGCAAGTGATCGCTCTATTAATACGTTCTCCTCTGCCATGACGCCCCCTGAGCACATTCATACGCCTGTCAGTCTCTCACTCACTTAATGTCATCTGTGCAGGTGACTATTAGAGCGTTGCAGATTTATGGCCTCGGTTTGGACCGGTCCTCGTCGCATTAACGCCTCTGACCCCCGCCGCGCCGTGTTTGTCCTTCTTCGTGGTCGTTCCGCCTGACCGCGTGTGTCTGCTTGCTCCACAGGGTTGTCAAAGAAGAGATTTCCGACGACAACGCCAAGCTGCCCTGCTTCAACGGGCGAGTAGTGTCCTGGGTGAGTGAGATGGATGCTGCGCCCTCTCTCTGCTGAAGACATGTGCAGGGCGCTCATGTAAATGTGGCTTTGTAACGCCTCCACAGAGCTCTTTCAACGCTCTTTACCTTGATTTGTATCAGTGTGGGGGATTCCATTAGATGTTGTAGTGGTTAGTGTAGTTTAACTGCTAAAATTGTATCATTCTATCGAGTGTCAGCTGATGGTCACTTACTGTATTGACTTGTGTACCTTTATAGGCTTTTGTAATTATGAAAGAAAAGCCTGGGTTCCCCTACAGGGACAACAAAGTATAGTGGATTAGATAAATCCATCAATCTGTCATGTTATACAAGGATTTAGATCAGAATCATTTCTGTcttaaaaacacagttttaataCTGATGGAAGACTAAAAGCAGGAATGTATTGATGACTTTGAGGAGTTTAATGTACTTTGTGGACTTTAACGACGTTTAACAGTATTAAACTTTATGGATCTCAGCGGGAAAATGAATTTGTTCTCAGGTCGGAGGTCAGAGAGAGGAACACGGTGTTGGCTACAGAGTCATTAAGGACCGTCCTGTTCAATATCACTTACTTAGTGTCAAAGCGGGGATTAAATAGGCTCTCACTGAACCGCACTGAACCAAATGTACATGCACGAGCCTTCATGACTAACAAAATGACTCTCCACATGCTGTTGATCTGATTTTACgtatatatttttaagttaTATAAAATGACAAATCTTTGCATCACCCTGTAGGCATAACTGTGTCTTTACTAACAGGGCTAGCAAAGGCGCTTCATGCAGAACTACCTCTCGTGGATAGTATATTTCAAGCttatttgtgtttaaaacagaaatatatatatatatatatatatatattctttttgttgtgtgttattctgttgttgttgcaaatgGACACTAtgtgaaggggagggggggggggggggcagtgacgtTCATTAAGTCCCACCAGGCCCGAGCTCCACTGCGCCCGCTGGCTTCATGTGAGCCGACACAAAACAATCCAGATGACTCCCCcacattttagttttctttcaACCTTGCTgtcaaacacagaaaaaaaaccgaCGTGTCAATAGAGCGGCTTTGCGTAAAGCCGGAGCGCCGAGCAGCGGAGGGCTCATTCTTTCAGGCAGGAAGCCGCTCGGAAAGGAGCAGGCCGCCGACGCTGATGGGAAAGCTGGAGATTCTTCCAGTCTCACGGGGTCGTGAGCAGCTGGTGACACCCAAAGCTCCTCGCTATGGAGCCCGTGCCATTCAACagcatatttatttttggtgtttCCCCTTTAAAAGAAGATTTAAAATCTATGTGTTGGCACAGAAAGCCCTGAACGACTCAGGGtcaaagtacatttctgatctgCGGCTCGTCTGGGACGGGTCTCCTCTCTGTTCCCACAGTCAGAACCAAACATGGACAAGCAGCATTTAGTTTTTCTGCTCCAAATATCTGGAGCAAACTCCCAAaaggctgcaggtctgctgagactCTTCAGATCAACACACAAGACTTTTCTATTTGGAGCCGCCATTCATTTACTATCTACTactattttatttcttaaacTGCAATCCAActtttatcctatattttttcattgttttaaagtctgtttttaatgtttcaacTTTCAAAAAATATGCCTGCGATGCTTTTATGGGTTTCATGTGAAGCTGGTTGAATCGCTGTGTCCTACACTAATAAACTGGCCTCGTCTAACAGCAAATCTCTCCCAACTCGCCTCTCTCAGTTGGTGCTGGCAGAGAGTTCCCACTCTGATGGAGGATCTCAGTGCACAGAGAGCCATCCAGAGCTGCCCCCTCCTCTGGAGAGAACAGGGGGCATAGGAGACTCCCGGCCCCCCTCCTTCCAGTAAGTAGGCCGATTACTGACTGACACGCATGCACAATttcacccacacagacatgaaGGCAGATTCGTTCAAGCACGCCTCCCCGTGCACTGGCTGCCCTTCTGATTTCACGCCGACGCCGTACGAGCTAAATGGAGACGTTGGAAAGCTCATCGCTGGGGTGCGTCGTCACCGGGCCCGTGCGGTTTGGTGCAGGTGGTCCGTGCACACGTGTGAATATGGCATGAAGTATGTGCAAAAAAGGATCGTGCACGGGTTTGAGTTTTTCtctcccatgtgtgtgtgtgtgtgtgcgcgcgttccCTCCCTCTCGATGTAAACACGACGCGGATGCCGCCGGTGCTGCCCATTCTGGAAATAGCCTTTCACAGCATAAATATCTTCAGGCAAATACTTGCACTCAAGCGAAGGCCCATTATCGCTGGGCCTCATACGAACACATGCGGCTAGTCGAGGCACGCGTGGCCCAGAGACACGCTGAGAGCCCGCCCACTATCACCTGAGCCCCAGACTTTGACCCCAGACCGGCAGAACGGAGGGAAACACTGGAGGAGAAGTCCCAAGCTAAATATAGCCGGAAGGGcccagggtggggggggcgcagtgGGGGCCGGGGTTGTTGCCATTTCAGCGCTAGAGCAATATTGCCGAGGCTCTATATTGAGAACATGCAATCTGTCatgtctccgtgtgtgtgtctttatccAGTGTTTGACATCTCAGCTCCCTTTTGCCCCCTATAGGCCGTCCCCCCGCTGTGCGCCTGTCAGCCGCCCTGATGGTTttattgttcccccccccccccccccccccctggcggcTTTCACCCAAGGACTACCGCCACCTTGTGGAGCGAGACATCGGTGTCTGGGCCTTCCTTACCcacatcatcccccccccctcctttactctccctttcttttcccccctgTATTAGCCAGACAGATGGACCTTCTTTCTTTTAGAGAACCCGCGTGGTGGCGACTTCCCCCGATAGCAAACCTCCCGTTCTGAAATGAATCCAGTCCTCCGCCTTTTACCTCTGTCCGTAAACAGCTAGAATATTATTACCACTTCATTTTCTCTTGTGATTTATTCATGCGCTTCATGTGTTTGTCGGGCCGAATGTCTCCATTTGATGTGCGCACAGAATAGGTGTTTTGGGCTGTGAGTGCACACAAGCGATGTGCTTCTGCCTGGTAATCCGGATTAACGGACATTAAAAGCCACCGTCTCCATTTcccaggagggagggggtggcgaTGGGGAGCCgagaggagccggggggggggggatgtggttGAAAGGAGGTGGCATTTGTTCACAGCTGCAGCGTAGTGCCTTGGATAATCACCCCCCCGAGCCGGCCCGGGATCAGCAGCCCGCCACCCCGGGTGGACAGACGGCCGCGTCCACGTCAATCAGGACGCCGCCGCCACGCATGCAGCGACCCGTGTTGGTGAAGCCCGGCCCAGGTGCACCCATTAGCACCTCGTAGCAGCAGAAGTGTGTAAGCGCGCCTCATTGAGCACTgcgccccccccgctgagcaAACACACGCAGACGCGGcatcttgtttgctttttaatgcGCATTCCTCCTTCACACGTGGCCGGTGAGCGGCGTGAGGCATTTTAAATCCGTCGCCGGGTgacgtttgtgttttattttccttttgtggGCTCAGCGGGATCACGCCGACGTGTCTAATTGAGCCGTGATTATTTATGCACGCGTAAGGTGCACGCTGCCcaccgcttgtgtgtgtgtgtgtgtgtgtgatggactgacGGGGGTCGAGTAGAGTTCCCACCCGCTtcaggtttctctctctctctcgacccGGTGGCGGTGGCGGCCCCCTTGACCCTGGAGTCTCCAAGACATGTGACAGAATAACAAACTGCCCTCCAGCCCCCTTCAGAGACCCCAGGCTCCTCCCACAGGCTCATTGCTCGGCCCACACCTGATCTGCCCTCTTCTcgcattttattttcatgcaaTCTGTCGTtctcctgtgtctgtctctctcccgaTCAAAACTCCAGGCCCCATCTGGGCTTTCAATAGGTCTGCATTGTCCAGAATGGCTCCCTCTCAGGGTATCTGGTCATTAATGACACTTAGTGAGGAACACATCACATACCAAAGAACAATGAGACTGCTTTTTTGGCCCGAGGGGATTGAATTCGAAGCACAGTGATAATATGAGTTGGATATCCCCCTGAGGCTGAATGGCAGGTATTATAATAACAGATATTATAACAGACAGGCGTGCATTGTAGCCGGGGATAATGTTCAGGAGTTTTGGTCGCAGGCTGACTGGAGAATTTATTTGAAAGATTttttcggggaggggggggggggtgtcgtgcGGGGTGTTGTTTTGCACGTTGTTATGAATCTGACTGAAGTTTTCCGATGTCCGTATTGCAGCGCCAACGCGGTGAGCAGTCGCGATGGCCTTGACACGGAGACGGGGACGGAGTCTCTGCTGAGCCAccgcagagagcgagagagagagcgggcgcggaggagagcgagagaaacTGAGCGTGAGTATTGGAACAGATGGATGCTAAAAATCCAATTATCATTTTTGATATGTCGTTTTTTGCTGGTCATTGCGTTTCGTTGCCTCCTACACGGCACTTAACTTCCTATTTTTAAATATGAGAAGGAACAAAAATCAGAGAGCAGACATGTATGAAAGAGGCTCCATGGGATCACATGACCCATCACAGATATTCAAACTGCTCTGATTCAACAGACTCCACCAGGCAACATCGCATACCAATGTTTTTGGCGAAATGAGTTGTTTTTTGTGGCCAATGAGGTTTCAaactttgctgttgtttttccttaATTTAAAGCCAACTAATTAGTTACGCAGCGCACGGTTCAGATCTTAGTAACTGccttgcatatttttttttatcagattcTATCACCCTGTGTGTATTTTCGTGGCAGTGTTTGACTTCTGATTCCCGACATGTTGTCagacccgctgctgctgctgacttcCCAAACTGCACATCCTTTGTTTTCTGGCCGACTTCGGAAATACTTTGAGACCAATGAACTTTACATCTGTTCTCAGTCCCCCGTTGTGGAGACTGACCTAAACAGATCCAGCAGGCCCGTGCAGCTAACGAGCTGCTTTTTGGGTGGGTTAGCTCCGTGGTTGCTCTCCACGTCCCGCTGCTTGGTTGTACAGAAGgagccacctttttttttctttgcagcctgCAGCATCAGCAGGAATTCCCCATGTCACCgtatatacgcacacacacacacacacatacgcacgcttCAAGTGGTTTTGTCTCAGATTGAATGCTGGCTGTTTGACAGTGACAGGTGAATGTTTGCAACCCTGAACCCTGGGAAACAAACCCTCTCTTATTGTCTGTGCGAGCTGTAGCgttttagaataaaacaaatgaataatacagcagTTGCACATTTTTGGTATGGTTAACAGGTGTTGGATGAATTGGATGAATTTACGGGATACGATCTGTTTCAACGGCTCCAGCTGCTCTGCATCTTTGGCCGACTCTTAATGTGCAGTTACTAGATCGTAGCAGAGAACATTTAATACCCTGAACGAGTTTAATGCTGTTCAGCGGGGGGCTGGGATTTCAGGGTTGAGGTCAAAGACGACGCGGCTAAGCCAAAGCACTCACGCGTGCATGAAAAGTATTAACACGAAGcgcgaaaaaaacaaacagctgttgcAAACTGATGTTCCTAACCACCCTACCTGAGGCAGAGATGGGACTGGACGGCACATCGTCTCAAATCCCGCAGTGTCTCTTGTCCCGGGAGAATACCGTCGTCTGATTGGACGTTGACGGATTAGCTGTCATTCTACAGTTGCCGTCTATCAAAGGGAGGGAGGCTCTGGGCTCAGTTTGTCTGTGCGTCGGATGAAGGCTCACTGTCTACGCTGGCTGTGGTGAGAGAGATCTTGATGATATCTAACATTTTAATAtgtttaacgttttttttctcccatcgCTTGAATGGGAAAAGTGCTCTAGTTCTATTGTAGAGTTTATTGTTCCTTGTTTGGAGCTTTTATCTGGTTCAGTTTACCCAGTTACACATTGACTATGTTGCAcatcatttattgatttatggATTAGAACTAATTAAAACAAACTCCTTTATGAGTCGTTACTACCATATTATCTTTTTAAATAGTCACACTTTTAAAAAGGTCTTCACCAAATTGGGTCTAACTTTTCACATCCTCTATTCCAAAAACTGACTTGCTCACTTCTCGTTTTCGGGAACTCCCCCCGCACAGCACAGCGCCTTCACGCTCATTCGCCCATGTGTCACTGCCTCGGTTGTAGATGAGCCGCGAAGCCCGTCAGCGGGCCAGCTGGTGGGTGAACAGCGTCCACGCTGCGTTTTAGAGGGCGGGCCGGAGCAGACGGAGCAGAGACGCAGCTCAGTCTGGCTCTTGTGTGACGAGGGAGGAAATATGTTTGCGTGATTTCAGTGGACAGTGGATGTCGCGTCCCTCTGCCGACCCGGGCAGGGAGGGAGCGATGGGAACTACCGCGTTGCTGGAATGTTTGGCTCGCTGGCGGCGAACGCGTTGGCGGCCACGCCCTCTTTGCCTTAAGAGACCTTTCTGGCCAATCCGCTGTCACCCTGAGACAGCCCCGCCTCGCTGGCGATGTGCGTACGGAGATGGGCCTGGAGGTTAAGTACACTCCTGAGAATTAagacatttattaaaaaggaTGTTTCATCTTTGTGCGGTTATTTTTGTTaccttgttttgtttcattgaagCCAAAGTAATTCCACTCACTCTCTAATACTGCTGTTGTCTCCCAGAGGAATCACAGATAAAGTCCCCatctgttgttttggtttttttccgTCCCCCTCGTTGTGATGTGACCCCGCGGTGAGCCACGCGACCTCCAGTCTGACTCACCGCCGCTCtgctccttcccctttttccaGTCCCTCGCATCAACGGTCACTCGAAATCAGAGCGCACCGCCAGGGACTCGGCCATGGGTTACGACAGCGCCTCGGTAATGAGCAGCGAGTTGGAGTCCAGCTCCTTCGTGGACAGCGAGGAAGACGAGAATGCGAGCAGGTAACAAAATACTTATGAATACTTAtaaaacatatacatatatatatatatatatacatatatatatatttctgttaaTGTTTCAGGTCTTTTGAGTAGTGTATGTACTCACCACTACTTACCTCGTACATTTCTCTTTTCCCCTCCACATCACTATATCCTCTACTCAGCAGCTCCACAGAACAGAGTTCTTCTTCACAGCTCATGCGCAGACACAAgcggcgacggcggaggcacaAAGTGGCCAAAATAGACCGGGTGAGCTCCTCAAAGACGCGACACGCGCATGTGTCCTGATGAAGCTGACATTAAGCACTGaactgtacatttattttgacgTCATGCCACTGCGACTGTTTCTGAAGTATTATTTCCCCCCCCTGCCTTTCCAGTCTTCGTCCTTCAGCAGCATCACAGACTCCACCATGAGCCTCAACATCATCACCGTCACGCTCAATATGGGTGAACCTGACACTTCCATAACTACGACTCCATTTTAtttgcatgtatatatgtacTGATCTATACATTTAACTGTAAAAGCATCTCTAATACCGGGCTTTCTCCCCGCACAGAGAAATACAACTTTCTCGGTATCAGTATTGTGGGTCAAAGTAACGACCGAGGAGACGGCGGCATCTACATCGGCTCCATAATGAAAGGTGGTGCAGTGGCTGCTGATGGGAGAATAGAACCTGGAGATATGCTCCTTCAGGTACTTTCAATTTCACAAAACATTATTGAGCTCCCAGAGTTTttcatcaaatacatttttgcaatGAACGTCGTTGTTTTGGAGCAGTTAAAACAcctctgtttgtgttctttgtaCAAGTCGAGTCAATCTCATCTATTAAAAATGGACGTCTATGGCCCATACTATCAGTACGGCATATGTCACCCTGTGTCCATGCCCCTTGATTGCAATAGATGTTGACAATCCATATGACACAAAGGATACACAGCAGGGGAACATTGATCAAGGAAATGGATCGAGGGGGATGGTGAGCAGCTTCCATGTGTCAGCTGGAGCCTGAGCCCAACAACCTCCATTACACCATGTAGCCCGGAAGAAACAGGACAGGCTACGTAAACACACAAGAAGCAAACTGGAAGCACATCCTTCACTCAGATAGAACATTAACAACCACAATGTTGCATTCACTTCCGTTACGAGGCTCTTTTGTAGAGGTTGTAATTCTGCCAAGTTATTGTCGCAGCAACAGCCACAAAATAGGTTTCATTATGTGTGTATCCCATAGAAAGCGGTTTAGTATTTGTGTGCGTCCGAAGGCCAGAGAGCACAGCAGAGATGAATGTGCACAGTAAAGTGCATCGATGCTTTTTTAGCTTCACAAGTCATATTCATGTCATGTACGTTGTTGTCTGCCAACCAGGTGAACGATGTGAACTTTGAGAACATGAGCAATGACGACGCCGTGAGGATCTTAAGAGAGATTGTTTCCAAAACTGGGTAAGAAAATACAACCACTGATACAGAAGATTATTACATCGAGGGCAGAAGTGTCAGTAAGTGATTTGTAGTGACTTCATTATGTATTTACCTTCTCCCCAGTCCTATCAGTCTTACTGTTGCCAAATGCTGGGACCCGTCTCCACGGAGTTACTTCACGATCCCACGTGGTAAGACAATTTACAATCACGTGGAAACAGTTCTTACTTCCTTGATGTTATAACAAATGTTGTTAACTAATCTGGAGAAATACTGTATATACCAATGTCTGTGAGGAGGGCTGACAGAGGCTGAACTGTATGTTTGACCTCATATTTGTTCAGCTGAGCCAGTCAGACCCATTGACCCAGCAGCCTGGATTTCACACACCACCGCCCTGACGGAACCGTACCCGCACTATGGTAAAAACAACCAACCATCACCTGCAACACACTCTATGAAGCATCCGTTCTGTGGTAATTATGATAAACTTACAACatttaagcattttttttttaaaattgcttTTGTCAATATTTCTCTGACTCCTCTCCCATGCCAGAGTTTGATGACTTGCCTCTGTCTGCAAGTAAAACAGACATGGCAACCGTCGTCAAGGTGATGCAGTTGCCCGACTCTGGCCTGGAGATCCGGGACAGGATGTGGTTGAAGATCACCATCGCCAATGCCGTCATTGGTGAGAAAAACTAATTTGTGTGGGCAGTGCACCcacatttgcattttcattttgctCTGAACATTAACGCTGTCTATGAGCAATAGGagtcctttaaaataaacatgagTTATTATGTTTGTTTGCGTTTCCATGTGGAGCTCAAAGCATTACAAATGTGACTAAATCTAACAACGGTttctgaaaaaaattaaaaacttcaAATCATAATTGATCGATTTTCCTCAGAAACTGTTTTGTAAGCAGGTTATTTGACAAAAACGATTTGAACATTAACAACACCAACTTTATTGAAGGCTCTATTGTCTCTACTGTGCTGGTTGCTGAGCCTAGCCCACATGTCGGCCTTTGTTGCTGGGTCAGGTGCTGACGTGGTGGACTGGCTCTACTCCAGAGTCGAGGGATTCAAGGACCGGCGGGACGCGAGGAAGTACGCCAGCAGTCTGCTGAAACACGGCTACCTGAGACACACGGTCAACAAGATCACCTTCTCCGAGCAGTGCTACTACACCTTCGGAGACCTCTGCCAAAGTACAGCCGCTCAGTGTGTGGACCCGGAAACCAGCCGTGTATTCGTTAACCAACTAACCCTGtcccccttttcttcttcttctgttctccAATAAGACATGGCATCGCTTAACTTAAACGAGGGATCCAGCGGCGGAGGCTCGGAGCAGGACACTCTGGCACCGCTCCCCCCCACGAGCAACCCCTGGCCCCTGGGCGGCCAGCCGTTCCCCtaccccccctttccctctgcACCCCCCAGCTTCCCCCCGGGATACTCAGACCCGTGCCACAGTTTCCACAGCGGGAGCGCAGGCAGCCAGCACAGCGAGGGtgagcaacaaaaataaaaaggggagaaaagggttgtttttttttccatgaggCAAAAAACAACCCTTAATTAACGCGATAATTTAACTCAACCTGCAATGTGACATTGTCCCCTAACTATTGCTGACATATGATGTCAGTATCAACGCGTGTCTCAGCTCATGCCAATGCTTTGCGCTCTGCCTCGCGGGCAGAACGTTGACATTGGATTGCATCTTTAttaatcaagtgtgtgtgtgtgtgttctaaaaCGCGTCCTTGTATTGTCAGAGCAATCATGAGCATCTTGAGTCACGCAGCGGGACGGCACCCTGCAGCACGGGGTGTGTACGCGCAAGCCAATCTGATCAAGCA
This sequence is a window from Pungitius pungitius chromosome 1, fPunPun2.1, whole genome shotgun sequence. Protein-coding genes within it:
- the LOC119222589 gene encoding segment polarity protein dishevelled homolog DVL-1-like isoform X2, whose translation is MAETKIIYHIDEEETPYLVKLSVSPEKVTLADFKNVLNNRPVNSYKFFFKSMDQDFGVVKEEISDDNAKLPCFNGRVVSWLVLAESSHSDGGSQCTESHPELPPPLERTGGIGDSRPPSFHANAVSSRDGLDTETGTESLLSHRRERERERARRRARETELPRINGHSKSERTARDSAMGYDSASVMSSELESSSFVDSEEDENASSSSTEQSSSSQLMRRHKRRRRRHKVAKIDRSSSFSSITDSTMSLNIITVTLNMEKYNFLGISIVGQSNDRGDGGIYIGSIMKGGAVAADGRIEPGDMLLQVNDVNFENMSNDDAVRILREIVSKTGPISLTVAKCWDPSPRSYFTIPRAEPVRPIDPAAWISHTTALTEPYPHYGKNNQPSPATHSMKHPFCDMATVVKVMQLPDSGLEIRDRMWLKITIANAVIGADVVDWLYSRVEGFKDRRDARKYASSLLKHGYLRHTVNKITFSEQCYYTFGDLCQNMASLNLNEGSSGGGSEQDTLAPLPPTSNPWPLGGQPFPYPPFPSAPPSFPPGYSDPCHSFHSGSAGSQHSEGSRSSGSNPSAGKGRRSSPQEKGQRSTCSESEPRVRGGRRGERSASQMSHHSHAVSSHSHARSSLSHSQSHRSHSQNSHPSFVHGHAPSTQPGPGSCAHSERSHASSYGPPGLPPPYCLARLAPRASVSGGSSSSTPPGAPPGRELAAVPPELTASRQSFQHAMGNPCEFFVDIM
- the LOC119222589 gene encoding segment polarity protein dishevelled homolog DVL-1-like isoform X1, which encodes MAETKIIYHIDEEETPYLVKLSVSPEKVTLADFKNVLNNRPVNSYKFFFKSMDQDFGVVKEEISDDNAKLPCFNGRVVSWLVLAESSHSDGGSQCTESHPELPPPLERTGGIGDSRPPSFHANAVSSRDGLDTETGTESLLSHRRERERERARRRARETELPRINGHSKSERTARDSAMGYDSASVMSSELESSSFVDSEEDENASSSSTEQSSSSQLMRRHKRRRRRHKVAKIDRSSSFSSITDSTMSLNIITVTLNMEKYNFLGISIVGQSNDRGDGGIYIGSIMKGGAVAADGRIEPGDMLLQVNDVNFENMSNDDAVRILREIVSKTGPISLTVAKCWDPSPRSYFTIPRAEPVRPIDPAAWISHTTALTEPYPHYGKNNQPSPATHSMKHPFCEFDDLPLSASKTDMATVVKVMQLPDSGLEIRDRMWLKITIANAVIGADVVDWLYSRVEGFKDRRDARKYASSLLKHGYLRHTVNKITFSEQCYYTFGDLCQNMASLNLNEGSSGGGSEQDTLAPLPPTSNPWPLGGQPFPYPPFPSAPPSFPPGYSDPCHSFHSGSAGSQHSEGSRSSGSNPSAGKGRRSSPQEKGQRSTCSESEPRVRGGRRGERSASQMSHHSHAVSSHSHARSSLSHSQSHRSHSQNSHPSFVHGHAPSTQPGPGSCAHSERSHASSYGPPGLPPPYCLARLAPRASVSGGSSSSTPPGAPPGRELAAVPPELTASRQSFQHAMGNPCEFFVDIM
- the LOC119222589 gene encoding segment polarity protein dishevelled homolog DVL-1-like isoform X3, whose amino-acid sequence is MAETKIIYHIDEEETPYLVKLSVSPEKVTLADFKNVLNNRPVNSYKFFFKSMDQDFGVVKEEISDDNAKLPCFNGRVVSWLVLAESSHSDGGSQCTESHPELPPPLERTGGIGDSRPPSFHANAVSSRDGLDTETGTESLLSHRRERERERARRRARETELPRINGHSKSERTARDSAMGYDSASVMSSELESSSFVDSEEDENASSSSTEQSSSSQLMRRHKRRRRRHKVAKIDRSSSFSSITDSTMSLNIITVTLNMEKYNFLGISIVGQSNDRGDGGIYIGSIMKGGAVAADGRIEPGDMLLQVNDVNFENMSNDDAVRILREIVSKTGPISLTVAKCWDPSPRSYFTIPRAEPVRPIDPAAWISHTTALTEPYPHYGKNNQPSPATHSMKHPFCEFDDLPLSASKTDMATVVKVMQLPDSGLEIRDRMWLKITIANAVIGADVVDWLYSRVEGFKDRRDARKYASSLLKHGYLRHTVNKITFSEQCYYTFGDLCQNMASLNLNEGSSGGGSEQDTLAPLPPTSNPWPLGGQPFPYPPFPSAPPSFPPGYSDPCHSFHSGSAGSQHSEDDKENTKSSPGVQH
- the LOC119222589 gene encoding segment polarity protein dishevelled homolog DVL-1-like isoform X4, translated to MAETKIIYHIDEEETPYLVKLSVSPEKVTLADFKNVLNNRPVNSYKFFFKSMDQDFGVVKEEISDDNAKLPCFNGRVVSWLVLAESSHSDGGSQCTESHPELPPPLERTGGIGDSRPPSFHANAVSSRDGLDTETGTESLLSHRRERERERARRRARETELPRINGHSKSERTARDSAMGYDSASVMSSELESSSFVDSEEDENASSSSTEQSSSSQLMRRHKRRRRRHKVAKIDRSSSFSSITDSTMSLNIITVTLNMEKYNFLGISIVGQSNDRGDGGIYIGSIMKGGAVAADGRIEPGDMLLQVNDVNFENMSNDDAVRILREIVSKTGPISLTVAKCWDPSPRSYFTIPRAEPVRPIDPAAWISHTTALTEPYPHYGKNNQPSPATHSMKHPFCEFDDLPLSASKTDMATVVKVMQLPDSGLEIRDRMWLKITIANAVIGADVVDWLYSRVEGFKDRRDARKYASSLLKHGYLRHTVNKITFSEQCYYTFGDLCQNMASLNLNEGSSGGGSEQDTLAPLPPTSNPWPLGGQPFPYPPFPSAPPSFPPGYSDPCHSFHSGSAGSQHSED